The following coding sequences lie in one Cucurbita pepo subsp. pepo cultivar mu-cu-16 chromosome LG13, ASM280686v2, whole genome shotgun sequence genomic window:
- the LOC111809081 gene encoding uncharacterized protein LOC111809081 → MEAAIESRKRLTEATSSAMDGLKGDSSCPEMEFENIPFPKKIVECRICQDEDEDSNMETPCSCCGSLKYAHRRCIQKWCNEKGDTICEICRQQFKPGYTASPPLFEMGRIPMSFRGNWEISRRNLDSSSYIAMVSSNRNVVDTDYDEFSDSAATSVLCCHSFAIVFMVLLVLRHSLPLIFNETGGYSFPLLLSICLRSLLIFLPIYVMFKVVSAVHRRRLLVSLATSSSSSIHSTSIVRSSTSVSSQPQPYIIRVRSVS, encoded by the exons ATGG AAGCAGCGATTGAGAGCCGAAAGCGATTGACTGAAGCAACGTCCTCTGCCATGGATGGTTTGAAGGGGGACAGTTCTTGCCCAGAAATGGAGTTTGAGAATATACCGTTTCCAAAGAAAATTGTGGAATGTAGAATATGCcaggatgaagatgaagactCGAACATGGAAACACCTTGCTCGTGCTGTGGCAGCCTTAAG TATGCACATCGAAGATGCATACAGAAGTGGTGCAACGAAAAGGGTGATACAATTTGTGAGATATGCCGCCAG CAATTCAAACCAGGTTACACAGCTTCTCCTCCATTATTCGAAATGGGGCGTATTCCAATGAGCTTCAG GGGGAACTGGGAGATTTCTCGAAGGAACTTGGATAGTTCTAGCTATATAGCAATGGTTTCTTCAAACCGCAATGTTGTTGATACCGACTATGATGAGTTCTCAGATTCTGCTGCAACCAGCGTGCTATGCTGCCATTCGTTTGCTATTGTT TTCATGGTTCTCCTGGTTTTGAGGCACTCTCTTCCCCTCATATTCAATGAAACCGGTGGTTACTCTTTCCCTCTGCTTCTG TCGATTTGCCTGCGAAGTTTACTGATCTTTCTACCAATATACGTTATGTTCAAAGTAGTCTCTGCAGTTCATCGCCGTCGACTTCTCGTAAGC CTGGCTACATCTTCTAGTTCATCCATTCATTCAACCAGCATAGTTAGGAGTTCGACATCCGTATCGTCCCAACCTCAGCCTTACATTATCCGCGTTCGGTCAGTTTCATAG